From Alosa sapidissima isolate fAloSap1 chromosome 7, fAloSap1.pri, whole genome shotgun sequence, the proteins below share one genomic window:
- the LOC121714018 gene encoding LOW QUALITY PROTEIN: solute carrier family 2, facilitated glucose transporter member 1-like (The sequence of the model RefSeq protein was modified relative to this genomic sequence to represent the inferred CDS: inserted 2 bases in 1 codon) → MSSTDTAPPGNSPPKQDAPSETTSLVRAPTGGKQVTFQLMLAVGTAVIGSLQFGYNTGVINAPQKIIESFLNDTYIGRYTVAIPTTTLTTLWSVSVAIFSVGGIVGSFSVGLFVNRLGRRNSMLIANILAFVSAAFMGFSKLAASWEMLIIGRFIVGLYSGLSTGFVPMYVGEIAPTDLRGALGTLHQLGVVIGILVAQIFGIESILGNATLWPFLLSFTFIPALLQCMLLPFCPESPRFLLINQNEEGKAQDVLRKLRGTDDVNTDMQEMREESRQMMREKKVTILELFRSPLYRQPLLIAVMLQLSQQLSGINAVFYYSTAIFEKAGVKQPVYATIGAGVVNTAFTVVSLFVVERAGRRTLHLTGLMGMAVSAVLMTVAMALLEKLKWMSYVSIIAIFAFVAFFEIGPGPIPWFIVAELFSQGPRPSAFAVAGFSNWSANFIVGMCFQYVANLCGPYVFIIFTVLLLGFFVFTYFKVPETKGRTFDEIAAGFXASRPAATSMAPKTSTAWALTPSSEGAPQGGVWEVFGVGGWSVVFLLPSLNT, encoded by the exons CAGGTGACGTTCCAGCTGATGCTGGCCGTGGGGACGGCTGTCATTGGCTCCTTGCAGTTTGGTTACAATACTGGAGTCATCAATGCCCCTCAGAAg ATCATTGAGAGTTTCCTCAATGACACGTACATCGGCAGGTACACAGTGGCCATCCCCACAACCACCCTCACCACCCTCTGGTCCGTATCGGTGGCCATCTTCTCCGTCGGCGGCATCGTGGGTTCCTTCTCCGTGGGACTGTTCGTCAACCGCCTGGGCAG GAGGAACTCGATGCTCATTGCCAACATCCTGGCCTTCGTCTCTGCTGCCTTCATGGGCTTCTCCAAGCTGGCCGCCTCGTGGGAGATGCTCATCATCGGCCGCTTCATCGTGGGGCTCTACTCTGGCCTCTCCACGGGCTTCGTGCCCATGTACGTGGGCGAGATCGCCCCCACTGACCTCCGGGGGGCGCTGGGCACACTGCATCAGCTCGGCGTTGTCATTGGCATCCTCgtggcacag ATCTTTGGGATTGAGTCCATCCTGGGCAATGCCACGCTATGGCCCTTCCTGCTGAGCTTCACCTTCATCCCCGCCCTGCTGCAGTGCATGCTGCTGCCCTTCTGCCCCGAGAGCCCGCGCTTCCTGCTCATCAACCAGAACGAGGAGGGCAAGGCCCAGGACG ttctgcgTAAGCTGCGAGGGACGGACGATGTGAACACAGACATGCAGGAGATGCGTGAGGAAAGCAGGCAGATGATGCGGGAGAAGAAGGTGACCATCCTGGAGCTGTTTCGCTCGCCGCTCTACCGCCAGCCACTCCTCATCGCCGTCATGCTCCAGCTCTCACAGCAGCTGTCCGGGATCAACGCT GTGTTCTACTACTCCACAGCCATCTTTGAGAAGGCAGGAGTGAAGCAGCCAGTCTATGCCACCATCGGTGCTGGGGTGGTGAACACAGCCTTTACTGTGGTTTCG CTGTTTGTGGTGGAGCGTGCCGGCCGCAGGACGCTGCACCTGACCGGCCTGATGGGGATGGCCGTGTCCGCCGTGCTCATGACCGTCGCCATGGCGCTGCTG GAGAAACTAAAGTGGATGTCGTATGTCAGTATCATCGCCATCTTTGCCTTCGTGGCGTTCTTTGAGATCGGGCCCGGTCCCATCCCCTGGTTCATCGTGGCCGAGCTCTTCAGCCAGGGCCCCCGCCCGTCAGCCTTTGCTGTGGCCGGCTTCTCCAACTGGTCAGCTAACTTCATTGTGGGCATGTGCTTCCAGTATGTAGCG aACCTTTGTGGGCCGTACGTCTTCATCATCTTCACTGTGCTGCTCCTCGGCTTCTTCGTCTTCACCTACTTCAAGGTGCCTGAGACCAAGGGCCGCACCTTCGACGAGATCGCCGCCGGCTT CGCCAGTCGTCCGGCCGCGACAAGTATGGCGCCGAAGACTTCAACAGCCTGGGCGCTGACTCCCAGTTCTGAGGGCGCACCTCAAGGTGGGGTTTGGGAGGTGTTTGGGGTGGGTGGCTGGTCGGTGGTATTTCTGCTGCCATCGCTAAACACCTGA